The Polycladomyces zharkentensis genome includes a window with the following:
- a CDS encoding cell division protein SepF translates to MSFIQRVMNFFGITEDDVVEYHGEDTESVSTKGRSGHVVSLHTQKNIRVMLIEPRTYDDAQEIADNIKSHRPVVVNLQRVDKEQAVRIVDFLSGTVYALGGNIQKLGPNIFMCTPANVDVQGTISDLMSDDAKELLR, encoded by the coding sequence TTGAGTTTCATCCAACGGGTGATGAACTTTTTCGGGATCACAGAGGATGACGTGGTGGAATACCATGGGGAGGATACCGAGTCGGTATCGACCAAAGGACGTAGCGGGCATGTGGTATCGTTGCACACCCAGAAAAACATCCGTGTGATGCTGATCGAACCCCGCACCTACGACGATGCTCAAGAAATCGCCGACAACATCAAAAGCCATCGCCCGGTCGTCGTCAACCTGCAACGCGTGGACAAGGAACAAGCAGTTCGGATTGTGGACTTTTTAAGCGGAACGGTGTATGCACTGGGCGGCAACATTCAAAAATTGGGTCCCAATATCTTTATGTGCACACCGGCCAATGTAGATGTGCAGGGAACCATATCGGATCTGATGTCCGATGACGCCAAAGAATTGCTGAGGTGA
- a CDS encoding YggS family pyridoxal phosphate-dependent enzyme, translated as MDRETEQGRWLMDELRQRWEQIRKTIADACARVGRNPNEVRVVAVTKYVDLETTRAVLDAGIEDIGESRAQEAVPKFEALEGRGVWHFIGHLQRNKVKDVINRFTYIHSLDRYSLAKEIQSRAEKADKQVKCFIQVNVSGEESKHGIAPAELTDFAREVVETCPRIQVVGLMTMAPKTDQPEEVRPFFRRLKQLQVELQKLGDTRLHVPHLSMGMSQDYPIAVEEGATFLRLGSVLVGRQK; from the coding sequence ATGGATCGTGAAACGGAACAGGGGAGATGGCTGATGGACGAACTGCGGCAACGTTGGGAACAGATCAGGAAAACCATTGCTGACGCTTGTGCCCGGGTCGGCCGTAACCCCAACGAAGTGCGTGTGGTCGCGGTCACCAAATATGTGGATTTGGAAACCACCCGCGCAGTATTGGATGCGGGAATCGAAGACATTGGCGAAAGCCGGGCGCAGGAAGCCGTACCCAAATTCGAAGCGCTTGAAGGCCGGGGAGTGTGGCACTTCATCGGTCACCTGCAGCGGAACAAGGTGAAGGACGTCATCAATCGATTTACATATATTCATTCACTCGACCGATATTCGCTGGCGAAGGAGATCCAGTCCCGCGCGGAAAAAGCGGACAAGCAGGTGAAGTGCTTCATCCAGGTCAATGTGTCCGGTGAAGAGAGCAAACACGGCATCGCGCCGGCAGAGTTGACGGATTTCGCCCGCGAAGTGGTGGAGACATGTCCGCGTATTCAAGTCGTAGGATTGATGACGATGGCGCCCAAAACGGATCAACCGGAGGAAGTTCGTCCGTTTTTCCGGCGTTTGAAACAGCTGCAGGTCGAATTGCAAAAACTGGGGGATACCCGATTGCATGTTCCGCATTTGTCCATGGGCATGTCGCAAGACTATCCCATCGCCGTTGAGGAAGGCGCAACATTCCTGCGTCTGGGGTCGGTGTTGGTGGGGAGGCAAAAGTAA
- the sigG gene encoding RNA polymerase sporulation sigma factor SigG, with protein sequence MARNKVEICGVDTSKLPVLTNQEMRVLFRQLQAGDRSAREKLVNGNLRLVLSVIQRFNNRGENVDDLFQVGCIGMMKAIDNFDLGQNVKFSTYAVPMIIGEIRRYLRDNNPIRVSRSLRDIAFKALQVRDTLTNRHSREPTVQEIAEELNVPKEDVVFALDAIQDPVSLFEPIYQDGGDPIYVMDQLSDDKEKDFKWVEEIALREAMNKLNEREKLILSMRFFEGKTQMEVADEIGISQAQVSRLEKAAIHQMQKFIQ encoded by the coding sequence ATGGCGCGGAACAAGGTAGAAATCTGCGGAGTGGATACATCCAAACTACCGGTATTAACCAACCAGGAGATGCGTGTACTGTTTCGGCAGTTACAGGCTGGGGATCGATCCGCCAGGGAGAAGTTGGTCAACGGCAATCTCCGTTTGGTGCTCAGTGTGATCCAACGATTCAACAACCGGGGAGAAAATGTGGATGATCTGTTTCAGGTCGGTTGCATCGGCATGATGAAGGCCATTGACAATTTCGATCTCGGACAAAATGTCAAGTTTTCCACATACGCCGTTCCGATGATCATCGGTGAGATTCGCCGCTACCTGCGGGACAACAATCCCATCCGCGTGTCGCGCTCTCTCCGGGATATCGCGTTCAAAGCGCTGCAGGTGAGAGATACGCTCACCAACCGGCATTCCCGTGAACCGACTGTCCAGGAAATTGCGGAAGAACTGAACGTACCCAAGGAAGATGTGGTATTTGCGCTCGATGCGATTCAGGACCCGGTGTCATTGTTTGAACCCATTTATCAGGACGGCGGGGACCCAATCTATGTGATGGATCAGCTGAGCGATGACAAGGAAAAGGATTTCAAATGGGTGGAGGAGATCGCCCTTCGGGAAGCGATGAACAAATTGAATGAACGGGAAAAATTGATTTTGTCCATGCGTTTTTTTGAGGGGAAAACCCAGATGGAAGTGGCCGATGAGATCGGAATTTCCCAAGCACAGGTCTCTCGTCTGGAAAAAGCTGCCATTCATCAGATGCAAAAATTTATCCAGTGA
- a CDS encoding YlmC/YmxH family sporulation protein, translating to MIKISELQAKDVVNVQDGQKLGQIHDVEIDLKMGQIKAIVVPAENRLFGLFSGGKEWVIPWRQIVKIGTDVILVRLHSTTSSYEYYDNHSSSQPPFLPPSPED from the coding sequence GTGATCAAAATTTCCGAGTTGCAGGCCAAAGATGTGGTCAACGTTCAGGACGGACAAAAACTGGGGCAAATCCACGATGTGGAGATCGATTTGAAAATGGGTCAGATCAAGGCGATTGTGGTGCCGGCAGAAAACCGGCTGTTCGGTCTTTTTTCCGGGGGGAAAGAGTGGGTCATTCCATGGCGGCAAATCGTGAAAATCGGAACAGACGTCATTTTGGTGCGATTGCATTCAACAACATCATCCTACGAATATTACGACAATCACTCTTCCTCACAGCCGCCGTTTTTACCTCCTTCTCCTGAGGATTGA
- a CDS encoding YlmH family RNA-binding protein, protein MKREALFAHFRPEERPFVERGLDWVYRAAKKYQPVQTPFLDPRQQFIVRSLVNREPDIGVWSDGGYEGAERCRMWVLPAHFPPEELSSGLAFLAIRPHSGRELKHPDVLGSLLGLGIKREKLGDLLLHPEGCHAIVADELADYIRLHLSRVGRETVSVEEIGREELVIPEREAIAQSITVASLRVDAVCAEGFRLSRSKAAQVIKSGKCKVNWKVVDNPAETVAEQDMISLRGFGRLLVGKIDGRTKKGRYWVEVLKMK, encoded by the coding sequence ATGAAGCGCGAAGCGTTGTTCGCTCATTTCAGACCGGAGGAACGACCGTTCGTGGAGAGGGGCTTGGATTGGGTTTACCGGGCTGCGAAGAAGTATCAACCCGTGCAGACGCCATTTTTGGACCCTCGCCAGCAGTTTATCGTTCGGTCCTTGGTCAACCGGGAGCCAGACATCGGGGTGTGGTCCGACGGAGGGTATGAAGGAGCGGAACGGTGTCGCATGTGGGTGCTTCCCGCTCATTTCCCACCGGAAGAATTGTCGTCCGGTTTGGCCTTTCTAGCCATTCGTCCGCATTCGGGAAGAGAGCTGAAGCACCCCGACGTATTGGGTTCCCTGCTCGGATTGGGGATCAAGCGTGAGAAATTGGGCGATCTGCTCCTGCATCCGGAAGGCTGTCATGCGATCGTAGCGGATGAATTGGCCGATTATATCCGATTGCATTTAAGCCGTGTCGGCAGAGAGACGGTATCCGTCGAGGAGATCGGCCGGGAGGAGCTGGTGATCCCGGAACGCGAGGCGATTGCGCAGTCCATCACGGTAGCATCGCTTCGTGTGGATGCCGTGTGCGCCGAAGGTTTTCGCCTCTCCCGCTCCAAAGCGGCACAAGTGATCAAGAGTGGCAAATGCAAGGTGAATTGGAAGGTCGTTGACAATCCGGCCGAGACGGTCGCCGAACAGGACATGATCTCGCTTCGGGGTTTCGGTCGCCTGCTTGTGGGGAAAATAGACGGGAGGACAAAAAAAGGGAGGTATTGGGTCGAAGTCCTGAAAATGAAATAA
- the pgeF gene encoding peptidoglycan editing factor PgeF: MEPFQFHDGAGAPCFFLSKWEKEFPHLSVGMSARGGGKNYALHVGDDPDRVIANRKSLAKALNLPFAWWTCGEQVHGTDIREVRAEDRGRGSDSRRTAFADTDGLVTRASGVWLTSFYADCVPLIFYSPDVDVIGIAHAGWRGTVGGIGPKMVRRMVQMGADVGRIRAAIAPSIGGCCYEVDDRVAGALQEVLPSASNEILKSIQPGKWKLDLRLANREMLILEGIRPEHVELTHWCTSCHPEYFFSYRRDKGKTGRMVAWIVKRNRGDG; the protein is encoded by the coding sequence ATGGAACCATTTCAGTTTCATGATGGTGCTGGCGCCCCCTGTTTTTTCCTTTCAAAGTGGGAAAAGGAATTCCCTCATCTGTCGGTAGGGATGAGCGCCAGAGGAGGCGGGAAAAATTACGCTCTTCACGTGGGGGATGATCCCGATCGTGTCATCGCCAACCGAAAATCGTTGGCGAAGGCGTTGAATCTGCCTTTTGCATGGTGGACCTGCGGTGAACAGGTTCATGGCACGGATATCCGGGAAGTTCGTGCAGAGGATCGGGGACGTGGGAGCGATTCCCGCCGAACGGCCTTTGCTGATACGGACGGTTTGGTGACCAGAGCATCCGGTGTTTGGTTGACTTCTTTTTATGCAGACTGTGTACCACTGATTTTCTACAGCCCCGATGTGGACGTGATCGGCATTGCCCATGCGGGATGGCGCGGTACAGTGGGCGGGATCGGCCCGAAGATGGTGCGTCGCATGGTACAGATGGGAGCCGATGTCGGACGCATCCGCGCAGCAATTGCGCCGTCGATCGGGGGATGCTGTTATGAAGTGGACGATCGGGTGGCCGGCGCTTTGCAGGAAGTTTTGCCATCCGCGTCCAATGAAATCTTGAAGTCGATCCAACCCGGAAAATGGAAGTTGGATTTGCGATTGGCCAATCGGGAAATGCTGATTTTGGAAGGGATTCGTCCGGAACATGTGGAATTGACGCATTGGTGCACCAGCTGTCATCCCGAATATTTTTTTTCATACCGGCGTGATAAAGGAAAAACAGGACGCATGGTAGCATGGATCGTGAAACGGAACAGGGGAGATGGCTGA
- a CDS encoding YggT family protein, with protein sequence MSAVYELVHWGFYLYNILIIIYILLSWVPQARETPIAYFLARLVEPYLSIFRNLIPPFGMLDISPIVALIALHFMEYGVLYILGLVIGWLT encoded by the coding sequence ATGAGCGCAGTGTATGAGTTGGTTCATTGGGGTTTTTACCTTTACAATATCCTGATTATCATTTATATTTTGCTCTCGTGGGTCCCCCAAGCGAGAGAGACACCAATCGCTTATTTTTTGGCGCGGTTGGTGGAGCCGTACCTGTCCATTTTCAGGAATTTGATCCCTCCTTTCGGCATGTTGGACATCTCCCCGATTGTGGCCCTGATTGCGCTCCATTTCATGGAGTACGGTGTTCTCTACATCCTGGGCTTGGTGATCGGCTGGCTGACATGA